One Betta splendens chromosome 5, fBetSpl5.4, whole genome shotgun sequence genomic window, CACCGACCAGAATGCCACTGGAACCTAGACAATACAAGAGTTCAGACCTGGTACAAAATTAGTTCTAGCTTCAGACCAGAGGATCCTTGTCACACACTGGTTCTGTCTCACCTTCAGTTGCATCTCATTTAGCATCGTCTGCAAGTCTGTGATGTGACTGGTCAGATCAGGGCTTGGTGCCTCCTCCAAAGTGACCcatggcacctggaccagaacaACCCGAGCAGCCATGCCCACGGGACCATCAATACAACCTGGACAGACAACCCATGGTGCCTTAAATGATTcatgcttttaaagtgcatgtCTGGCTTCCTGAGGATTTAAAGGCAGGTTTTATCAGCTGTAAtagaatgtgtgtgttggactTTAGAAATCAGGGGCTCACACTGAGACACTGAAATGGAAGGTGGTGAACCCTATGAAGAAAATTTGCCCTACAATTTATTAATAGTGATGACCACTACCTTTTATGTTGACTGGTTGGTGCAGTTGGATGGAATGTGAGGCTGGGGACATTGAGATTGTGAGTTTAAATCTAGTGTGACAAATGAATCTAAAATGAATCTAattaaatattgtttgttttgatgaTAACGTATCAGTCTTCAGTCaaaatttcattcattttattttcaatagtaaaaaaacatacaatattGAATTTAGAGTGTGATGCCTTTCAGGTGCTGAGGAAAAGTGTTCATAGATAGgttctgtaaacctgtcagagtgagagcttTGCACTTGGATCTTGGGAAGTAGTTCAAGTGGGCGCTCTTACCGCTCTCGTCAAATAGCACATTTTTGACGTATTTTCCCCGCTTGTAAGATAATCTCAGCAGTACGAAGGAGAAACGGTAGCAGCTCATGTTATACAACTTGTGATATAATGCAACAAAACGAACGTGTAAACATCTTTTATTCTGTTCGCTGGCTGGCTAGCAGCACAGCGGGGCCAAATTGGCGCCCTaggcgagatcatgattttgcaccataaaaaaaaaatcctaaatcaacataaatgcaaggttgataaaaaaacataatgtaaaCATAACATTGATAAATAACCATAAATCAGCATAAACGCAACATTGATGAATGACCATAAATCAGCGTAAATGTAACGTTGACGCTTAACcataatgcaacattgaaataaCGTTAccccatcaacgttgattcacctttcaaaatctatAATAATCAAATAgttattcaaccataattataaATGTTGCCTCAACGTTGTCTCAatgttgaaatgcctgctggggaGTCCTCTTAATGAACAATTCAATTTTTATgtagtaccttctctcgccacatagCAGCTGCATAAGCTCAGGAAACGGAAATGATTTGTTTACGTCCGTTCTCGGATTCGTTCTATTGTTACGTGACATCCAGGCAGCTCaagctctgtagcgagcagcaagcactcTAGTTTGTGATTCGTTCATATGGATACTTcgtttttttgttcttttgtcatgtgacaactgtggctcagctacggggCTGTCTAGActaataaacaaggaaatgaatgatgtctgatatctgaagttcatttatttgtcacctgacatacattatttattcatggaaccataattagtggtctttgattcttgtagatgtgtgtagttttattgtgtatataatgtaaagtgtgtttgtaaattaaTACTTTCAAAcgttatatcaacatgttgttAATCATAGTTCACAGCTCAGGcactgtagcgagcagcaagcactACGGTTATTCTTTCATATGGATACTTACGGATTGTTCGTTCAGTCATTTGTGACAGTCGAGCCCTACAGGCTCCGTAGCAAGTAGCATCACTCTAGTTTGTTTGTGATTCATTTgttcgttcatttgtcatgtgaccgTTGCTAAGCGACTGtcacgctgttaaacaacaatggcggGGAAGATTCAGGACATAAGTTACGTTAATGTGGTTCGTATTTGCTACTCTGGCTACTACGGTTCAGAAAAAGCATCCTTATATATGTCATGTCTGTTGTATTATGTCAGGTCTCTAGTGAGTTTTCAGTGGTGCATGGGTTAAGGTTGTGAGTGTAACGTTATTTTGTTGAAGTGACAGCGACGGTGATCGACAATGACAAATCGTGTTAATGCTATCTTttgctaatttcacaatatttgagaACGTTCAACATTTAGgacttattcagtcctcgttctcttttagcTACTTCTGTAACtagaatacgagcaacgatcaagcTCCGTCCAATTACGCTttataaaactgtaaagactgtcCTGATCACATACATACGACAAAACATTTTCAAAGCATCCACAAGAACAGCTAACGCTCTTTTGTtcttcaaacagctgccgtaactaagCAGCAGTGAGGACATGTTAGGCGTGTAAACCTGGGAGGAGCATGACAGCGACTCCTATTGCGATGTGATTTTGAACGCCgaaaatttttattttacttaaatttcaatttatttttccaagccacacagagctgcagtaagGATGAAAGAGCCACATGGGTTGCTGACCCTTAGTCTGTATAGGATACAGgtggacagaaccatgcagtaaatgggaggaggggtgtaAACTGACCGAAGAGGCTGAAATAAGACGTAATTTAGTCTTATTTGCAATTCTTTCATAGATAAATTCATGATATCTCATATTACcgataataatgttattattgaTAAAGCGTGGGGCCCCTCAAGTTTATGGGCCCTTTAGAATTgtccttacccccccccccccccagtgacACCCATGCTAAAGACAAAGGACAGGTGTGTCAGGTTCTGCCAGGCACTAACCTGTGCTCACCAGCGCATGTCTGTCTTTGGGCTGAGTCAGAGGGAACCGCCCAATCAGATCGCTGGCCTTCCACAAGTCAGATAGCAGGTTCTCCGCAGCTGACAGGAACAGAACCCAGAGACGCTCTGACAGTTGTTGATCGTCCGCACCTGTGGTGGGAGGTTCAGAGTCTGACAGGAGACACAGGAGACGGCAGGATAGACCTGCACACAGGTGAGAGACGGgtttatgaacaggttgatgtCCGGGTGCATGTACAGGTGTGCGTAAAGGGGCGTTTACCACTGCAGATCCTGTATGCAAGTGCCCTTATTCCCTCCAACTCGTTCCGGAGGAAAGCGCCATCCGCTGAGCTGCCGAGTAAAGCTGCCAGCTGGTGGaaacaggacatgacgtgacTGAGAGCCTCCTGGGCCCGCTCACAATCCCACTGGTTCCGACGCAAAGCTGTCAGCCCATCTACTGAACGACGCCACCGACTCATGATGTGGTCAAAGGCATGAGGTGAGGGGGGCGTCGAATCACTGTGTGGCAGTAAGGTTCGACActctctgcaaacacacagtcatgtTATCTCTGTCATCTCATGTCTCATAGTCAGTAGTGGCACTGGACCACACCACATGACACGCCTtgccacagcagcacaggtgaGGCATT contains:
- the zgc:109913 gene encoding regulator of G-protein signaling 9-binding protein isoform X2; the encoded protein is MEADSQQRECRTLLPHSDSTPPSPHAFDHIMSRWRRSVDGLTALRRNQWDCERAQEALSHVMSCFHQLAALLGSSADGAFLRNELEGIRALAYRICSGADDQQLSERLWVLFLSAAENLLSDLWKASDLIGRFPLTQPKDRHALVSTGCIDGPVGMAARVVLVQVPWVTLEEAPSPDLTSHITDLQTMLNEMQLKVPVAFWSVEATQPAWAEAHEDLDQPEESLEELMEVEVVSENKTMSACCRLHCVRSGIKEGPRKIQKALRRNI
- the zgc:109913 gene encoding regulator of G-protein signaling 9-binding protein isoform X1, whose protein sequence is MEADSQQRECRTLLPHSDSTPPSPHAFDHIMSRWRRSVDGLTALRRNQWDCERAQEALSHVMSCFHQLAALLGSSADGAFLRNELEGIRALAYRICSGLSCRLLCLLSDSEPPTTGADDQQLSERLWVLFLSAAENLLSDLWKASDLIGRFPLTQPKDRHALVSTGCIDGPVGMAARVVLVQVPWVTLEEAPSPDLTSHITDLQTMLNEMQLKVPVAFWSVEATQPAWAEAHEDLDQPEESLEELMEVEVVSENKTMSACCRLHCVRSGIKEGPRKIQKALRRNI